In Triticum urartu cultivar G1812 chromosome 6, Tu2.1, whole genome shotgun sequence, the following proteins share a genomic window:
- the LOC125515130 gene encoding uncharacterized protein LOC125515130 isoform X1: MLASRANMDKANSDFWKVKYDHEAANKAKIAAMNAKKTTRRLKKKKKTTAEDLIKLDDTSNSEVALDSLGQFFNNLIDTDPYQDDTGASQVGEAEQHESRREAGFEDEPAIVLQQTPQKRPNEEVSHSSGDSSQTQFPAFKTAPGGQAKSKKAKEAKSAEDPPVLASDPARPPSPLTDAPEDPPIDNEAKSSGAVF, encoded by the exons ATGCTCGCCTCACGCGCGAATATGGACAAG GCCAATTCTGACTTTTGGAAAGTGAAATATGACCACGAAGCTGCCAACAAGGCGAAAATCGCCGCCATGAATGCCAAGAAAACGACCCGGAGattgaagaagaaaaagaagaccACTGCTGAAGATTTGATCAAACTTGATGACACATCTaactcggaggtagcccttgattcccttggccaattttttaacaatcttattgacactgatccttaccaggatgacactggggccagtcaggtCGGGGAAGctgag caacatgaaagccgccgtgAAGCTGGGTTTGAAGATGAACCGGCTATCGTCcttcaacaaactcctcagaAACGTCCGAATGAG GAGGTGTCTCATTCCTCTGGTGACTCTTCACAAACCCAATtcccggctttcaagactgctcccGG CGGCCAAGCTAAATCAAAAAAGGCGAAGGAAGCAAAATcggcggaagacccgccagtACTGGCATCTGACCCGGCTAGGCCGCCTTCTCCATTAACTGACGCTCCAGAAGATCCGCCTATTGACAATGAAGCAAAATCCTCCGGAGCCGTCTTTTGA
- the LOC125515130 gene encoding uncharacterized protein LOC125515130 isoform X2, giving the protein MLASRANMDKANSDFWKVKYDHEAANKAKIAAMNAKKTTRRLKKKKKTTAEDLIKLDDTSNSEDDTGASQVGEAEQHESRREAGFEDEPAIVLQQTPQKRPNEEVSHSSGDSSQTQFPAFKTAPGGQAKSKKAKEAKSAEDPPVLASDPARPPSPLTDAPEDPPIDNEAKSSGAVF; this is encoded by the exons ATGCTCGCCTCACGCGCGAATATGGACAAG GCCAATTCTGACTTTTGGAAAGTGAAATATGACCACGAAGCTGCCAACAAGGCGAAAATCGCCGCCATGAATGCCAAGAAAACGACCCGGAGattgaagaagaaaaagaagaccACTGCTGAAGATTTGATCAAACTTGATGACACATCTaactcggag gatgacactggggccagtcaggtCGGGGAAGctgag caacatgaaagccgccgtgAAGCTGGGTTTGAAGATGAACCGGCTATCGTCcttcaacaaactcctcagaAACGTCCGAATGAG GAGGTGTCTCATTCCTCTGGTGACTCTTCACAAACCCAATtcccggctttcaagactgctcccGG CGGCCAAGCTAAATCAAAAAAGGCGAAGGAAGCAAAATcggcggaagacccgccagtACTGGCATCTGACCCGGCTAGGCCGCCTTCTCCATTAACTGACGCTCCAGAAGATCCGCCTATTGACAATGAAGCAAAATCCTCCGGAGCCGTCTTTTGA
- the LOC125512818 gene encoding MADS-box protein FLOWERING LOCUS C-like: protein MARKKIALQYIKNKSSRRRTLDTRMKNLASKAREVSILCNAKACVLVYDEGNAAPKVYPSHPEAVDILNRYKTMADGRFKKTVNQEDFLSQRLSKLQVKENKVRDPEIRILLHKAMLGSDLPDLKVDELTIVSSRLEEILKSVGQSIAKISGQPPVLQPQVPYIPDNMDMGGSSAMYLASQPAPYVTNNMDMGSFAMNQQPSPTPYVTDNMHMGSPTMYQVPPQHEGWLDKVRSGRNLDALAHNGYNTAGHDGADTSTSVGYSTNWHDGPGTSANTGSSSGMKSLDVGFGWQLGGVDPEESSWSLFPPM, encoded by the coding sequence ATGGCTCGCAAGAAGATTGCCCTCCAGTACATCAAGAATAAGTCGAGCCGGCGCCGTACCTTGGATACGCGCATGAAGAACCTGGCAAGTAAGGCACGCGAGGTTTCTATTCTATGCAACGCCAAGGCCTGCGTGTTGGTGTACGATGAGGGAAATGCGGCACCAAAGGTGTACCCATCGCATCCCGAGGCGGTGGATATCCTGAATAGGTACAAAACCATGGCAGATGGGCGGTTTAAGAAGACGGTGAACCAGGAAGACTTCCTCAGCCAGCGCCTTAGCAAGCTCCAGGTCAAGGAAAACAAGGTACGAGACCCCGAGATCAGGATCCTGCTACACAAGGCCATGCTCGGCAGTGACCTCCCCGAtctcaaagtcgatgagctcaccATCGTCAGTAGTAGGCTGGAGGAGATCCTCAAGAGCGTGGGCCAAAGCATCGCTAAAATTAGCGGACAACCCCCTGTCTTGCAGCCCCAGGTACCATACATCCCCGACAACATGGACATGGGCGGGTCTTCGGCAATGTATCTGGCGTCCCAGCCAGCTCCATACGTCACCAACAACATGGACATGGGGTCTTTCGCCATGAATCAACAGCCGTCGCCCACTCCATACGTCACCGACAACATGCACATGGGGTCTCCAACGATGTATCAGGTGCCGCCACAGCATGAGGGTTGGCTCGACAAGGTGAGATCTGGAAGGAACCTCGATGCCCTGGCCCACAATGGCTATAACACCGCTGGGCATGACGGCGCCGACACCAGCACCAGCGTCGGCTATAGCACCAATTGGCACGACGGCCCCGGTACCAGCGCCAACACCGGCTCTTCCAGTGGGATGAAGTCCTTGGATGTGGGGTTTGGTTGGCAATTGGGCGGCGTCGACCCTGAAGAATCATCTTGGAGTCTTTTCCCTCCCATGTAA